In Sporichthyaceae bacterium, the following are encoded in one genomic region:
- the murI gene encoding glutamate racemase, translated as MSDAPIGIFDSGVGGLTVARAVLDLLPAEPVVYVGDTRNAPYGPRPIAEVRRLALNVMDHLVADGVKALVIACNTASAAVLRDARERYSVPVVEVIRPAVRRAVTATRNGRVGVICTQATKTSQAYEDAFAAAHDLQLTVTACPRFVEFAERGLTAGPEVSRVAAEYLAPLIEADVDTVVLGCTHYPLLAGAIAHTLGDSVTLVSSAEETAKDVYRVLVDAGLARAADAPEPRHRFLATGDRQPFAAVGRRFLGPDLGVVEALGDVEVMGAIA; from the coding sequence ATGTCGGACGCACCGATCGGGATTTTCGACAGCGGCGTCGGCGGGCTGACCGTCGCGCGCGCGGTCCTCGATCTGCTGCCCGCCGAGCCGGTTGTCTACGTCGGCGACACCCGCAATGCCCCCTACGGGCCGCGGCCGATCGCGGAGGTGCGCCGACTGGCGCTCAACGTCATGGACCATCTGGTCGCCGATGGCGTCAAGGCGTTGGTCATCGCCTGCAACACGGCCTCGGCGGCGGTGTTGCGGGACGCCCGGGAGCGCTACTCGGTGCCGGTGGTCGAGGTCATCCGGCCGGCCGTGCGCCGGGCCGTGACCGCGACCCGCAACGGCCGGGTCGGGGTGATCTGCACGCAGGCCACCAAGACCTCGCAGGCCTACGAGGACGCCTTCGCCGCGGCACACGACCTGCAGTTGACGGTGACCGCCTGCCCGCGGTTCGTGGAGTTCGCCGAGCGCGGGCTGACCGCCGGTCCGGAGGTGAGCCGGGTGGCCGCGGAGTACCTGGCGCCGCTGATCGAGGCGGACGTTGACACCGTGGTGCTGGGCTGCACGCACTACCCGCTGCTGGCCGGCGCCATCGCGCACACCCTGGGTGATTCGGTGACGTTGGTGTCCAGCGCGGAGGAGACCGCAAAGGACGTCTACCGGGTGCTGGTGGACGCGGGCCTGGCCCGCGCCGCGGACGCGCCCGAGCCGCGTCATCGGTTCCTCGCCACCGGTGACCGGCAGCCGTTCGCCGCGGTGGGCCGGCGCTTCCTCGGGCCGGACCTCGGCGTGGTCGAAGCGCTGGGCGACGTCGAGGTCATGGGAGCCATCGCGTGA
- a CDS encoding SRPBCC family protein: MELRFTVRAHISRPVATVFEAVVDPDQLSGYFTTGGATGRLEKGATVTWDFHDFPGAFPVEVVDVVPNTRVVLRWAAQAPAIDGHTEVTIGFEPVGDDRTLVTVTEEGWQPGPEGLAASYGNCMGWSQMLAAMKAYVEYGINLREGMYV; the protein is encoded by the coding sequence ATGGAGCTACGGTTCACGGTTCGGGCGCACATCTCGCGCCCGGTCGCGACGGTGTTCGAGGCCGTGGTGGACCCGGATCAGCTGTCGGGGTACTTCACCACCGGCGGCGCCACGGGCCGGCTGGAGAAGGGCGCCACCGTCACCTGGGATTTCCACGATTTCCCCGGCGCATTCCCGGTGGAGGTGGTCGACGTGGTGCCGAACACGCGCGTCGTGCTGCGCTGGGCAGCACAGGCACCGGCGATCGACGGACACACCGAGGTCACCATCGGGTTCGAACCGGTCGGCGATGACCGCACCCTGGTCACCGTCACCGAGGAGGGCTGGCAGCCGGGCCCGGAGGGACTGGCCGCGTCCTACGGCAACTGCATGGGCTGGTCGCAGATGCTCGCGGCGATGAAGGCCTACGTCGAGTACGGCATCAACCTGCGCGAGGGCATGTACGTCTGA
- a CDS encoding polyketide cyclase, which yields MTDRFEVSRIIPADASAIFAVLCDPRGHLAIDSSGSIMSVVDEKPVSGVGDTFGLKMHREAINDLPLGRYDVTVVITKFEQDQEIQWTVESPLIDTPIHHFYGYRLRPTEDGTEVTSYYDWSQVGAWQDREIPGLGVVRFPIIPEATLRNTLGILERTVVQG from the coding sequence ATGACGGATCGATTCGAGGTCTCCCGCATCATTCCGGCCGACGCATCGGCCATCTTCGCGGTGCTCTGCGACCCCCGCGGGCACCTGGCGATCGACAGCTCCGGCTCGATCATGTCCGTGGTCGACGAGAAACCGGTCAGCGGCGTCGGCGACACGTTCGGTCTGAAGATGCACCGTGAGGCCATCAACGACCTGCCGCTCGGGCGCTACGACGTGACGGTGGTCATCACGAAGTTCGAGCAGGATCAAGAGATCCAGTGGACCGTCGAATCGCCGCTGATCGACACCCCGATCCACCACTTCTACGGCTACCGGCTGCGGCCCACCGAAGACGGTACCGAGGTGACGTCCTACTACGACTGGTCGCAGGTCGGCGCCTGGCAGGACCGGGAGATCCCGGGGCTGGGTGTCGTCCGCTTCCCGATCATCCCGGAGGCGACCCTGCGCAACACGCTGGGCATCCTCGAGCGCACCGTCGTCCAGGGGTAG
- a CDS encoding cysteine synthase: MRFDSLLDSVGRTPLVGLPRLSLSPDVRLWAKLEDHNPTGSIKDRAALRMVVEAEKEGLLRPGCTILEPTSGNTGISLAMAAKLRGYRIVCVMPENTSEERRQLLGMYGAEIVSSPAAGGSNEAVRVAKRLAEEHPDWVMLYQYGNPANAQAHYEGTAAELFEDLPSITHFVAGLGTTGTLMGVGRFFREHKPEVQIVAAEPRYGELVYGLRNLEEGFVPELYDASLIDARFSVGPRDAVRRTRQLIEEEGIFAGISTGAILHAALAQAAKSQAANERADIAFVVADGGWKYLSTGAYSGTIAEAEERLEGQLWA, translated from the coding sequence TTGCGTTTCGACTCACTGCTGGACTCCGTCGGTCGTACGCCCCTGGTGGGGTTGCCGCGGCTGTCGTTGTCGCCGGATGTCCGGCTGTGGGCCAAGCTCGAGGACCACAACCCCACCGGGTCGATCAAGGACCGCGCGGCGCTGCGCATGGTGGTGGAGGCGGAGAAGGAGGGGCTGCTGCGCCCCGGCTGCACGATCCTGGAACCGACCAGCGGCAACACCGGAATATCCCTGGCCATGGCGGCCAAGCTACGCGGCTACCGCATCGTCTGCGTGATGCCGGAGAACACCTCCGAGGAACGCCGCCAACTTCTCGGCATGTACGGCGCGGAGATCGTCTCCTCGCCCGCCGCGGGCGGCTCCAACGAGGCCGTGCGGGTGGCCAAGCGACTGGCCGAGGAGCACCCGGACTGGGTGATGCTCTACCAGTACGGCAACCCGGCCAACGCGCAGGCGCACTACGAGGGCACGGCCGCGGAGTTGTTCGAGGACCTGCCCTCGATCACCCATTTCGTCGCCGGGCTGGGCACCACCGGGACGCTGATGGGCGTCGGCCGCTTCTTCCGCGAGCACAAGCCCGAGGTGCAGATCGTCGCTGCCGAACCGCGCTACGGCGAACTCGTCTACGGCCTGCGGAACCTGGAAGAGGGCTTCGTGCCGGAGCTCTACGACGCGTCCCTGATCGACGCCCGGTTCTCCGTCGGTCCGCGGGACGCGGTGCGCCGCACCCGTCAGCTGATCGAGGAGGAGGGCATCTTCGCGGGCATTTCCACCGGCGCCATCCTGCACGCGGCGCTGGCCCAGGCGGCCAAGTCGCAGGCCGCGAACGAGCGGGCGGACATCGCGTTCGTGGTCGCCGACGGCGGCTGGAAGTACCTGTCCACCGGTGCGTACTCCGGGACGATCGCCGAGGCCGAGGAGCGGCTGGAAGGTCAGCTCTGGGCCTGA
- a CDS encoding cytochrome P450 encodes MTVRGFDPATAAAGGQRIAAYADAARHGPVQRVDLAGVGEVWLVTGWAEVRQALGDPRLHKFPSGPRRLALQLVPELAPATGQHMLNMDGEPHARLRRLVTSAFSRHQARALESRVGELTEELLDAMAGAAPDVAVDLMECFAYPLPLTVIFEILGVPIDWRDDIHRCFTSVFAASFAPPDEFIAAFQRLVELIRAVVTLRREEPGPDLLSSLIAVRETGDRLSEDELTSMIVLLLGAGHETTSNLIGNGVRCLLTHPEQLAALRADPVVAVEELLRFDPPLQMTFPLRASCELDIGATRIVDGDLVFIGLLAANRDGDVLAEAERLNLARTPNQHLTFGHGVHHCLGAALARIEGRVALVRLFDRFPDLRLAVAPEALERNPSLLFNGLAALPVFPGAQAQS; translated from the coding sequence ATGACCGTGCGCGGGTTCGATCCGGCGACCGCCGCGGCCGGCGGCCAACGGATCGCTGCCTATGCGGACGCGGCCCGGCACGGCCCCGTGCAGCGCGTCGATCTGGCCGGCGTCGGCGAGGTGTGGTTGGTCACCGGATGGGCCGAGGTGCGACAGGCCCTGGGCGACCCGCGGCTGCACAAGTTCCCGAGCGGCCCCCGACGCTTGGCCCTCCAGCTGGTGCCCGAGCTCGCGCCCGCGACGGGCCAGCACATGCTCAACATGGACGGGGAGCCCCATGCGCGGCTGCGGCGCCTGGTCACCTCGGCGTTCAGCCGGCACCAGGCCCGGGCATTGGAGTCCCGGGTCGGCGAACTCACCGAGGAGCTGCTCGACGCCATGGCGGGCGCTGCGCCGGACGTCGCGGTCGACCTGATGGAGTGCTTCGCCTATCCCCTGCCGTTGACGGTGATCTTCGAGATCCTCGGCGTGCCGATCGACTGGAGGGATGACATCCACCGCTGTTTCACCTCGGTGTTCGCCGCGTCATTCGCACCGCCCGATGAGTTCATCGCGGCCTTTCAGCGTCTGGTCGAGCTGATCCGCGCGGTGGTGACCCTGCGGCGGGAGGAACCGGGACCGGACCTGCTCAGCTCGCTGATCGCGGTGCGCGAGACCGGCGATCGGTTGTCCGAGGACGAACTCACCTCGATGATCGTGCTGCTGTTGGGCGCCGGGCACGAGACCACCTCGAACCTGATCGGCAACGGGGTGCGGTGCCTGCTGACCCACCCGGAGCAGCTAGCGGCGCTGCGCGCGGATCCGGTGGTGGCAGTCGAGGAGTTGTTGCGCTTCGACCCACCGCTGCAGATGACGTTTCCGCTGCGGGCGAGCTGCGAACTGGACATCGGCGCCACCCGGATCGTCGACGGGGACCTGGTGTTCATCGGCCTGCTGGCCGCGAACCGGGACGGCGACGTGCTGGCCGAGGCCGAGCGACTGAACCTGGCCCGCACGCCCAACCAGCATCTGACGTTCGGTCACGGGGTGCACCACTGTCTGGGCGCCGCCCTCGCCCGCATCGAGGGACGCGTGGCCCTGGTGCGTTTGTTCGATCGCTTCCCCGACCTGCGCCTGGCCGTGGCACCCGAAGCCCTGGAGCGCAATCCGAGCCTGCTGTTCAACGGGCTGGCCGCGTTGCCGGTGTTCCCGGGAGCTCAGGCCCAGAGCTGA
- a CDS encoding helix-turn-helix transcriptional regulator, translating to MTQDEQSDKVFRALASATRRRLLDRLRDGPRTTGELCAAFGDLDRCTVMQHLRVLEECDLVIVVRQGRQRWNHLNVLPIKHIHDRWIGPYAAHAVEFLDRLDAATTGR from the coding sequence ATGACACAGGACGAGCAGTCCGACAAGGTCTTCCGGGCCCTGGCCTCGGCGACCCGCCGGCGGCTGCTCGACCGGTTGCGCGATGGACCGCGCACCACCGGGGAGTTGTGTGCCGCATTCGGCGATCTGGACCGGTGCACGGTGATGCAGCACTTGCGGGTGCTCGAGGAGTGCGACCTGGTGATCGTGGTGCGGCAGGGCCGGCAGCGCTGGAACCACCTCAACGTGCTGCCCATCAAGCACATCCACGATCGATGGATCGGGCCGTACGCGGCCCACGCCGTGGAATTCCTCGACCGCCTGGACGCGGCTACCACGGGGCGCTGA